One window from the genome of Eucalyptus grandis isolate ANBG69807.140 chromosome 7, ASM1654582v1, whole genome shotgun sequence encodes:
- the LOC104454002 gene encoding nucleolin 2 isoform X6, translated as MGKSSKKSAAAVAAPAAVPATKSGKKGKREVEEAPEKQLNAKKQKSNEGIEQAIQKKKAEAKTVAKKKQDSSSSESESESEEEEAVQKKQKIEIKKPLKNEETSSSEDSEDSCSDSEEENNKPAVKPAQQKKAASKESSSDESESDSSSDEETDKPKGKVQEKQPKVEAKNGSVKKEESTESSDEESSSDSDEEDEAAKATSQNKKASANASKPAPKKDESSDESEESDSDSDEDESAKKPTSAVPKKKVESSDDSDSESEEEEVVKKPAKSVSKKESSDSSSEDDSDSSSDDDDGPPKKNALDVSAKRPRVAAQTKQTQQQAKMDVDESDSEEDDSSEETDEEPQNKKPKISANKSNGKVSKKESSSDEETSDESDDSSDDEPKKTSKKDADTEMVDASPAPKAPMSEKKAPKTPDTPQSTGSKTIFVGNLPYSVEKADVENFFQAAGEVQDVRLAFDADERFKGFCHVEFTTAEAAQKAVEYNGEYLNDRQMRISLAHERGAYTPQSGKGNFSQKGGGGQAQTVFVKGLDKSIGEDQLRSSLSEHFGTCGEVSRISIPKDYDSGEPKGFAYIDFTDSNGFNKALELNGTELGGYPLAVDEARPRDNSGGGFDGGRGGGRSGGRSGGWSGGGRGGGGRFSGRRGGRFDGGRGGGRFDGGRGGGRFGGRGRGTPNRQSMAASGTGKKTTFNNDD; from the exons atgGGCAAGTCCAGCAAGAAATCAGCTGCCGCg GTTGCAGCTCCTGCTGCTGTTCCGGCGACAAAGTCCGGCAAGAAAG GTAAAAGAGAAGTGGAAGAAGCACCTGAGAAGCAGTTGAATGCAAAGAAGCAGAAGAGCAATGAAGGGATAGAGCAGGCTATTCAGAAGAAGAAAGCTGAAGCGAAAACGGTGGCAAAGAAGAAACAGGATAGTAGTAGCTCGGAATCAGAGTCTGAGTCCGAGGAAGAGGAG GCTGTTCAGAAGAAgcagaaaattgaaataaagaagCCGCTTAAAAACGAAGAAACAAGTAGTTCAGAGGATTCAGAGGATTCATGTTCAGATTCGGAGGAAGAAAACAAT AAACCTGCTGTCAAGCCTGCACAGCAGAAGAAAGCTGCTTCAAAGGAATCATCAAGCGATGAATCAGAATCTGACAGCTCTTCAGATGAGGAAACT GATAAACCTAAAGGAAAGGTCCAGGAAAAGCAGCCTAAGGTAGAGGCAAAGAATGGTTCAGTCAAGAAGGAAGAATCTACTGAGAGTTCCGATGAGGAAAGCAGCAGCGATTCAGATGAGGAAGAT GAAGCTGCAAAAGCTACTTCTCAAAACAAAAAGGCATCAGCCAATGCTTCTAAGCCGGCTCCCAAAAAAGATGAGTCTAGCGATGAATCTGAAGAAAGTGATTCTGATTCTGATGAG GATGAAAGTGCTAAGAAACCAACTTCTGCAGTTCCTAAAAAGAAAGTAGAATCAAGTGATGATTCGGATAGTGAATCAGAGGAAGAG GAAGTTGTTAAAAAACCAGCTAAGAGTGTATCAAAAAAGGAATCGAGTGATAGCAGTTCTGAAGATGACTCAGACAGTAGttcggatgatgatgat GGCCCACCTAAGAAGAATGCTTTGGACGTTTCTGCTAAGAGGCCACGTGTGGCAGCTCAAACAAAGCAGACCCAGCAG CAGGCAAAGATGGATGTTGACGAAAGCGACAGTGAGGAGGATGATAGTTCAGAGGAGACTGATGAAGAGCcacaaaataaaaag CCCAAGATTTCTGCAAACAAGTCGAACGGGAAAGTtagtaaaaaagaaagcagCAGTGATGAAGAAACCTCTGACGAATCCGATGACAGCTCGGATGATGAGCCTAAGAAGACATCAAAGAAG GATGCTGATACAGAAATGGTAGATGCTTCTCCTGCCCCAAAAGCTCCAATGTCAGAGAAAAAAGCT CCAAAAACCCCTGACACACCTCAAAGTACGGGCTCAAAGACTATTTTTGTTGGTAACCTGCCATACTCAGTTGAAAAAGCTGATGT AGAGAATTTCTTCCAAGCTGCTGGTGAAGTTCAGGATGTACGCCTTGCTTTTGATGCTGATGAGAGGTTCAAGGGGTTTTGTCACGTTGAATTTACCACAGCTGAAGCAGCACAAAAG GCTGTTGAATACAATGGAGAGTATCTTAACGATCGTCAGATGAGAATCAGTTTGGCACATGAAAGGGGAGCATATACTCCACAAAGCGG GAAAGGCAATTTCTCGCAGAAGGGAGGGGGGGGTCAGGCACAAACCGTTTTTGTGAAGGGTCTTGACAAGTCCATTGGAGAGGACCAG TTAAGAAGCAGCTTGTCAGAGCATTTTGGGACCTGTGGTGAGGTTTCAAGAATCTCAATTCCTAAGGATTATGATTCTGGTGAACCCAAAGg GTTTGCTTACATTGACTTTACGGATAGCAACGGTTTCAACAAGGCTTTAGAGCTTAATGGGACTGAACTAGGTGGTTATCCACTTGCAGTGGATGAGGCAAGACCGAGAGATAATAGCGGTGGTGGTTTTGATGGCGGCAGAGGAGGTGGAAGGAGTGGTGGAAGGAGTGGTGGATGGAGTGGTGGTGGAAGAGGCGGTGGAGGTCGCTTTTCTGGTAGGCGTGGTGGCCGTTTTGATGGTGGCAGAGGAGGTGGCCGTTTTGATGGTGGCAGAGGAGGTGGCCGCTTTGGTGGTAGAGGACGTGGGACGCCTAATAGACAAAGCATGGCAGCATCTGGCACAG GGAAGAAAACGACGTTCAATAATGACGATTGA
- the LOC104454002 gene encoding nucleolin 2 isoform X5: MGKSSKKSAAAVAAPAAVPATKSGKKGKREVEEAPEKQLNAKKQKSNEGIEQAIQKKKAEAKTVAKKKQDSSSSESESESEEEEEPAPKKIMSKNGTVASLAKKDSSSSDDSESSDDESDEDEKPAVKPAQQKKAASKESSSDESESDSSSDEETDKPKGKVQEKQPKVEAKNGSVKKEESTESSDEESSSDSDEEDEAAKATSQNKKASANASKPAPKKDESSDESEESDSDSDEDESAKKPTSAVPKKKVESSDDSDSESEEEEVVKKPAKSVSKKESSDSSSEDDSDSSSDDDDGPPKKNALDVSAKRPRVAAQTKQTQQQAKMDVDESDSEEDDSSEETDEEPQNKKPKISANKSNGKVSKKESSSDEETSDESDDSSDDEPKKTSKKDADTEMVDASPAPKAPMSEKKAPKTPDTPQSTGSKTIFVGNLPYSVEKADVENFFQAAGEVQDVRLAFDADERFKGFCHVEFTTAEAAQKAVEYNGEYLNDRQMRISLAHERGAYTPQSGKGNFSQKGGGGQAQTVFVKGLDKSIGEDQLRSSLSEHFGTCGEVSRISIPKDYDSGEPKGFAYIDFTDSNGFNKALELNGTELGGYPLAVDEARPRDNSGGGFDGGRGGGRSGGRSGGWSGGGRGGGGRFSGRRGGRFDGGRGGGRFDGGRGGGRFGGRGRGTPNRQSMAASGTGKKTTFNNDD, from the exons atgGGCAAGTCCAGCAAGAAATCAGCTGCCGCg GTTGCAGCTCCTGCTGCTGTTCCGGCGACAAAGTCCGGCAAGAAAG GTAAAAGAGAAGTGGAAGAAGCACCTGAGAAGCAGTTGAATGCAAAGAAGCAGAAGAGCAATGAAGGGATAGAGCAGGCTATTCAGAAGAAGAAAGCTGAAGCGAAAACGGTGGCAAAGAAGAAACAGGATAGTAGTAGCTCGGAATCAGAGTCTGAGTCCGAGGAAGAGGAG GAACCTGCTCCGAAGAAAATAATGTCTAAAAATGGCACAGTTGCTAGCCTTGCCAAGAAGGATTCCAGTAGTTCTGATGATTCGGAGTCATCGGACGATGAATCCGATGAGGATGAA AAACCTGCTGTCAAGCCTGCACAGCAGAAGAAAGCTGCTTCAAAGGAATCATCAAGCGATGAATCAGAATCTGACAGCTCTTCAGATGAGGAAACT GATAAACCTAAAGGAAAGGTCCAGGAAAAGCAGCCTAAGGTAGAGGCAAAGAATGGTTCAGTCAAGAAGGAAGAATCTACTGAGAGTTCCGATGAGGAAAGCAGCAGCGATTCAGATGAGGAAGAT GAAGCTGCAAAAGCTACTTCTCAAAACAAAAAGGCATCAGCCAATGCTTCTAAGCCGGCTCCCAAAAAAGATGAGTCTAGCGATGAATCTGAAGAAAGTGATTCTGATTCTGATGAG GATGAAAGTGCTAAGAAACCAACTTCTGCAGTTCCTAAAAAGAAAGTAGAATCAAGTGATGATTCGGATAGTGAATCAGAGGAAGAG GAAGTTGTTAAAAAACCAGCTAAGAGTGTATCAAAAAAGGAATCGAGTGATAGCAGTTCTGAAGATGACTCAGACAGTAGttcggatgatgatgat GGCCCACCTAAGAAGAATGCTTTGGACGTTTCTGCTAAGAGGCCACGTGTGGCAGCTCAAACAAAGCAGACCCAGCAG CAGGCAAAGATGGATGTTGACGAAAGCGACAGTGAGGAGGATGATAGTTCAGAGGAGACTGATGAAGAGCcacaaaataaaaag CCCAAGATTTCTGCAAACAAGTCGAACGGGAAAGTtagtaaaaaagaaagcagCAGTGATGAAGAAACCTCTGACGAATCCGATGACAGCTCGGATGATGAGCCTAAGAAGACATCAAAGAAG GATGCTGATACAGAAATGGTAGATGCTTCTCCTGCCCCAAAAGCTCCAATGTCAGAGAAAAAAGCT CCAAAAACCCCTGACACACCTCAAAGTACGGGCTCAAAGACTATTTTTGTTGGTAACCTGCCATACTCAGTTGAAAAAGCTGATGT AGAGAATTTCTTCCAAGCTGCTGGTGAAGTTCAGGATGTACGCCTTGCTTTTGATGCTGATGAGAGGTTCAAGGGGTTTTGTCACGTTGAATTTACCACAGCTGAAGCAGCACAAAAG GCTGTTGAATACAATGGAGAGTATCTTAACGATCGTCAGATGAGAATCAGTTTGGCACATGAAAGGGGAGCATATACTCCACAAAGCGG GAAAGGCAATTTCTCGCAGAAGGGAGGGGGGGGTCAGGCACAAACCGTTTTTGTGAAGGGTCTTGACAAGTCCATTGGAGAGGACCAG TTAAGAAGCAGCTTGTCAGAGCATTTTGGGACCTGTGGTGAGGTTTCAAGAATCTCAATTCCTAAGGATTATGATTCTGGTGAACCCAAAGg GTTTGCTTACATTGACTTTACGGATAGCAACGGTTTCAACAAGGCTTTAGAGCTTAATGGGACTGAACTAGGTGGTTATCCACTTGCAGTGGATGAGGCAAGACCGAGAGATAATAGCGGTGGTGGTTTTGATGGCGGCAGAGGAGGTGGAAGGAGTGGTGGAAGGAGTGGTGGATGGAGTGGTGGTGGAAGAGGCGGTGGAGGTCGCTTTTCTGGTAGGCGTGGTGGCCGTTTTGATGGTGGCAGAGGAGGTGGCCGTTTTGATGGTGGCAGAGGAGGTGGCCGCTTTGGTGGTAGAGGACGTGGGACGCCTAATAGACAAAGCATGGCAGCATCTGGCACAG GGAAGAAAACGACGTTCAATAATGACGATTGA
- the LOC104454002 gene encoding nucleolin 1 isoform X4, translating into MGKSSKKSAAAVAAPAAVPATKSGKKGKREVEEAPEKQLNAKKQKSNEGIEQAIQKKKAEAKTVAKKKQDSSSSESESESEEEEAVQKKQKIEIKKPLKNEETSSSEDSEDSCSDSEEENNEPAPKKIMSKNGTVASLAKKDSSSSDDSESSDDESDEDEKPAVKPAQQKKAASKESSSDESESDSSSDEETDKPKGKVQEKQPKVEAKNGSVKKEESTESSDEESSSDSDEEDEAAKATSQNKKASANASKPAPKKDESSDESEESDSDSDEDESAKKPTSAVPKKKVESSDDSDSESEEEGPPKKNALDVSAKRPRVAAQTKQTQQAKMDVDESDSEEDDSSEETDEEPQNKKPKISANKSNGKVSKKESSSDEETSDESDDSSDDEPKKTSKKDADTEMVDASPAPKAPMSEKKAPKTPDTPQSTGSKTIFVGNLPYSVEKADVENFFQAAGEVQDVRLAFDADERFKGFCHVEFTTAEAAQKAVEYNGEYLNDRQMRISLAHERGAYTPQSGKGNFSQKGGGGQAQTVFVKGLDKSIGEDQLRSSLSEHFGTCGEVSRISIPKDYDSGEPKGFAYIDFTDSNGFNKALELNGTELGGYPLAVDEARPRDNSGGGFDGGRGGGRSGGRSGGWSGGGRGGGGRFSGRRGGRFDGGRGGGRFDGGRGGGRFGGRGRGTPNRQSMAASGTGKKTTFNNDD; encoded by the exons atgGGCAAGTCCAGCAAGAAATCAGCTGCCGCg GTTGCAGCTCCTGCTGCTGTTCCGGCGACAAAGTCCGGCAAGAAAG GTAAAAGAGAAGTGGAAGAAGCACCTGAGAAGCAGTTGAATGCAAAGAAGCAGAAGAGCAATGAAGGGATAGAGCAGGCTATTCAGAAGAAGAAAGCTGAAGCGAAAACGGTGGCAAAGAAGAAACAGGATAGTAGTAGCTCGGAATCAGAGTCTGAGTCCGAGGAAGAGGAG GCTGTTCAGAAGAAgcagaaaattgaaataaagaagCCGCTTAAAAACGAAGAAACAAGTAGTTCAGAGGATTCAGAGGATTCATGTTCAGATTCGGAGGAAGAAAACAAT GAACCTGCTCCGAAGAAAATAATGTCTAAAAATGGCACAGTTGCTAGCCTTGCCAAGAAGGATTCCAGTAGTTCTGATGATTCGGAGTCATCGGACGATGAATCCGATGAGGATGAA AAACCTGCTGTCAAGCCTGCACAGCAGAAGAAAGCTGCTTCAAAGGAATCATCAAGCGATGAATCAGAATCTGACAGCTCTTCAGATGAGGAAACT GATAAACCTAAAGGAAAGGTCCAGGAAAAGCAGCCTAAGGTAGAGGCAAAGAATGGTTCAGTCAAGAAGGAAGAATCTACTGAGAGTTCCGATGAGGAAAGCAGCAGCGATTCAGATGAGGAAGAT GAAGCTGCAAAAGCTACTTCTCAAAACAAAAAGGCATCAGCCAATGCTTCTAAGCCGGCTCCCAAAAAAGATGAGTCTAGCGATGAATCTGAAGAAAGTGATTCTGATTCTGATGAG GATGAAAGTGCTAAGAAACCAACTTCTGCAGTTCCTAAAAAGAAAGTAGAATCAAGTGATGATTCGGATAGTGAATCAGAGGAAGAG GGCCCACCTAAGAAGAATGCTTTGGACGTTTCTGCTAAGAGGCCACGTGTGGCAGCTCAAACAAAGCAGACCCAGCAG GCAAAGATGGATGTTGACGAAAGCGACAGTGAGGAGGATGATAGTTCAGAGGAGACTGATGAAGAGCcacaaaataaaaag CCCAAGATTTCTGCAAACAAGTCGAACGGGAAAGTtagtaaaaaagaaagcagCAGTGATGAAGAAACCTCTGACGAATCCGATGACAGCTCGGATGATGAGCCTAAGAAGACATCAAAGAAG GATGCTGATACAGAAATGGTAGATGCTTCTCCTGCCCCAAAAGCTCCAATGTCAGAGAAAAAAGCT CCAAAAACCCCTGACACACCTCAAAGTACGGGCTCAAAGACTATTTTTGTTGGTAACCTGCCATACTCAGTTGAAAAAGCTGATGT AGAGAATTTCTTCCAAGCTGCTGGTGAAGTTCAGGATGTACGCCTTGCTTTTGATGCTGATGAGAGGTTCAAGGGGTTTTGTCACGTTGAATTTACCACAGCTGAAGCAGCACAAAAG GCTGTTGAATACAATGGAGAGTATCTTAACGATCGTCAGATGAGAATCAGTTTGGCACATGAAAGGGGAGCATATACTCCACAAAGCGG GAAAGGCAATTTCTCGCAGAAGGGAGGGGGGGGTCAGGCACAAACCGTTTTTGTGAAGGGTCTTGACAAGTCCATTGGAGAGGACCAG TTAAGAAGCAGCTTGTCAGAGCATTTTGGGACCTGTGGTGAGGTTTCAAGAATCTCAATTCCTAAGGATTATGATTCTGGTGAACCCAAAGg GTTTGCTTACATTGACTTTACGGATAGCAACGGTTTCAACAAGGCTTTAGAGCTTAATGGGACTGAACTAGGTGGTTATCCACTTGCAGTGGATGAGGCAAGACCGAGAGATAATAGCGGTGGTGGTTTTGATGGCGGCAGAGGAGGTGGAAGGAGTGGTGGAAGGAGTGGTGGATGGAGTGGTGGTGGAAGAGGCGGTGGAGGTCGCTTTTCTGGTAGGCGTGGTGGCCGTTTTGATGGTGGCAGAGGAGGTGGCCGTTTTGATGGTGGCAGAGGAGGTGGCCGCTTTGGTGGTAGAGGACGTGGGACGCCTAATAGACAAAGCATGGCAGCATCTGGCACAG GGAAGAAAACGACGTTCAATAATGACGATTGA
- the LOC104454002 gene encoding nucleolin 1 isoform X3, with product MGKSSKKSAAAVAAPAAVPATKSGKKGKREVEEAPEKQLNAKKQKSNEGIEQAIQKKKAEAKTVAKKKQDSSSSESESESEEEEAVQKKQKIEIKKPLKNEETSSSEDSEDSCSDSEEENNEPAPKKIMSKNGTVASLAKKDSSSSDDSESSDDESDEDEKPAVKPAQQKKAASKESSSDESESDSSSDEETDKPKGKVQEKQPKVEAKNGSVKKEESTESSDEESSSDSDEEDEAAKATSQNKKASANASKPAPKKDESSDESEESDSDSDEDESAKKPTSAVPKKKVESSDDSDSESEEEGPPKKNALDVSAKRPRVAAQTKQTQQQAKMDVDESDSEEDDSSEETDEEPQNKKPKISANKSNGKVSKKESSSDEETSDESDDSSDDEPKKTSKKDADTEMVDASPAPKAPMSEKKAPKTPDTPQSTGSKTIFVGNLPYSVEKADVENFFQAAGEVQDVRLAFDADERFKGFCHVEFTTAEAAQKAVEYNGEYLNDRQMRISLAHERGAYTPQSGKGNFSQKGGGGQAQTVFVKGLDKSIGEDQLRSSLSEHFGTCGEVSRISIPKDYDSGEPKGFAYIDFTDSNGFNKALELNGTELGGYPLAVDEARPRDNSGGGFDGGRGGGRSGGRSGGWSGGGRGGGGRFSGRRGGRFDGGRGGGRFDGGRGGGRFGGRGRGTPNRQSMAASGTGKKTTFNNDD from the exons atgGGCAAGTCCAGCAAGAAATCAGCTGCCGCg GTTGCAGCTCCTGCTGCTGTTCCGGCGACAAAGTCCGGCAAGAAAG GTAAAAGAGAAGTGGAAGAAGCACCTGAGAAGCAGTTGAATGCAAAGAAGCAGAAGAGCAATGAAGGGATAGAGCAGGCTATTCAGAAGAAGAAAGCTGAAGCGAAAACGGTGGCAAAGAAGAAACAGGATAGTAGTAGCTCGGAATCAGAGTCTGAGTCCGAGGAAGAGGAG GCTGTTCAGAAGAAgcagaaaattgaaataaagaagCCGCTTAAAAACGAAGAAACAAGTAGTTCAGAGGATTCAGAGGATTCATGTTCAGATTCGGAGGAAGAAAACAAT GAACCTGCTCCGAAGAAAATAATGTCTAAAAATGGCACAGTTGCTAGCCTTGCCAAGAAGGATTCCAGTAGTTCTGATGATTCGGAGTCATCGGACGATGAATCCGATGAGGATGAA AAACCTGCTGTCAAGCCTGCACAGCAGAAGAAAGCTGCTTCAAAGGAATCATCAAGCGATGAATCAGAATCTGACAGCTCTTCAGATGAGGAAACT GATAAACCTAAAGGAAAGGTCCAGGAAAAGCAGCCTAAGGTAGAGGCAAAGAATGGTTCAGTCAAGAAGGAAGAATCTACTGAGAGTTCCGATGAGGAAAGCAGCAGCGATTCAGATGAGGAAGAT GAAGCTGCAAAAGCTACTTCTCAAAACAAAAAGGCATCAGCCAATGCTTCTAAGCCGGCTCCCAAAAAAGATGAGTCTAGCGATGAATCTGAAGAAAGTGATTCTGATTCTGATGAG GATGAAAGTGCTAAGAAACCAACTTCTGCAGTTCCTAAAAAGAAAGTAGAATCAAGTGATGATTCGGATAGTGAATCAGAGGAAGAG GGCCCACCTAAGAAGAATGCTTTGGACGTTTCTGCTAAGAGGCCACGTGTGGCAGCTCAAACAAAGCAGACCCAGCAG CAGGCAAAGATGGATGTTGACGAAAGCGACAGTGAGGAGGATGATAGTTCAGAGGAGACTGATGAAGAGCcacaaaataaaaag CCCAAGATTTCTGCAAACAAGTCGAACGGGAAAGTtagtaaaaaagaaagcagCAGTGATGAAGAAACCTCTGACGAATCCGATGACAGCTCGGATGATGAGCCTAAGAAGACATCAAAGAAG GATGCTGATACAGAAATGGTAGATGCTTCTCCTGCCCCAAAAGCTCCAATGTCAGAGAAAAAAGCT CCAAAAACCCCTGACACACCTCAAAGTACGGGCTCAAAGACTATTTTTGTTGGTAACCTGCCATACTCAGTTGAAAAAGCTGATGT AGAGAATTTCTTCCAAGCTGCTGGTGAAGTTCAGGATGTACGCCTTGCTTTTGATGCTGATGAGAGGTTCAAGGGGTTTTGTCACGTTGAATTTACCACAGCTGAAGCAGCACAAAAG GCTGTTGAATACAATGGAGAGTATCTTAACGATCGTCAGATGAGAATCAGTTTGGCACATGAAAGGGGAGCATATACTCCACAAAGCGG GAAAGGCAATTTCTCGCAGAAGGGAGGGGGGGGTCAGGCACAAACCGTTTTTGTGAAGGGTCTTGACAAGTCCATTGGAGAGGACCAG TTAAGAAGCAGCTTGTCAGAGCATTTTGGGACCTGTGGTGAGGTTTCAAGAATCTCAATTCCTAAGGATTATGATTCTGGTGAACCCAAAGg GTTTGCTTACATTGACTTTACGGATAGCAACGGTTTCAACAAGGCTTTAGAGCTTAATGGGACTGAACTAGGTGGTTATCCACTTGCAGTGGATGAGGCAAGACCGAGAGATAATAGCGGTGGTGGTTTTGATGGCGGCAGAGGAGGTGGAAGGAGTGGTGGAAGGAGTGGTGGATGGAGTGGTGGTGGAAGAGGCGGTGGAGGTCGCTTTTCTGGTAGGCGTGGTGGCCGTTTTGATGGTGGCAGAGGAGGTGGCCGTTTTGATGGTGGCAGAGGAGGTGGCCGCTTTGGTGGTAGAGGACGTGGGACGCCTAATAGACAAAGCATGGCAGCATCTGGCACAG GGAAGAAAACGACGTTCAATAATGACGATTGA
- the LOC104454002 gene encoding nucleolin 2 isoform X7, whose amino-acid sequence MGKSSKKSAAAVAAPAAVPATKSGKKGKREVEEAPEKQLNAKKQKSNEGIEQAIQKKKAEAKTVAKKKQDSSSSESESESEEEEKPAVKPAQQKKAASKESSSDESESDSSSDEETDKPKGKVQEKQPKVEAKNGSVKKEESTESSDEESSSDSDEEDEAAKATSQNKKASANASKPAPKKDESSDESEESDSDSDEDESAKKPTSAVPKKKVESSDDSDSESEEEEVVKKPAKSVSKKESSDSSSEDDSDSSSDDDDGPPKKNALDVSAKRPRVAAQTKQTQQQAKMDVDESDSEEDDSSEETDEEPQNKKPKISANKSNGKVSKKESSSDEETSDESDDSSDDEPKKTSKKDADTEMVDASPAPKAPMSEKKAPKTPDTPQSTGSKTIFVGNLPYSVEKADVENFFQAAGEVQDVRLAFDADERFKGFCHVEFTTAEAAQKAVEYNGEYLNDRQMRISLAHERGAYTPQSGKGNFSQKGGGGQAQTVFVKGLDKSIGEDQLRSSLSEHFGTCGEVSRISIPKDYDSGEPKGFAYIDFTDSNGFNKALELNGTELGGYPLAVDEARPRDNSGGGFDGGRGGGRSGGRSGGWSGGGRGGGGRFSGRRGGRFDGGRGGGRFDGGRGGGRFGGRGRGTPNRQSMAASGTGKKTTFNNDD is encoded by the exons atgGGCAAGTCCAGCAAGAAATCAGCTGCCGCg GTTGCAGCTCCTGCTGCTGTTCCGGCGACAAAGTCCGGCAAGAAAG GTAAAAGAGAAGTGGAAGAAGCACCTGAGAAGCAGTTGAATGCAAAGAAGCAGAAGAGCAATGAAGGGATAGAGCAGGCTATTCAGAAGAAGAAAGCTGAAGCGAAAACGGTGGCAAAGAAGAAACAGGATAGTAGTAGCTCGGAATCAGAGTCTGAGTCCGAGGAAGAGGAG AAACCTGCTGTCAAGCCTGCACAGCAGAAGAAAGCTGCTTCAAAGGAATCATCAAGCGATGAATCAGAATCTGACAGCTCTTCAGATGAGGAAACT GATAAACCTAAAGGAAAGGTCCAGGAAAAGCAGCCTAAGGTAGAGGCAAAGAATGGTTCAGTCAAGAAGGAAGAATCTACTGAGAGTTCCGATGAGGAAAGCAGCAGCGATTCAGATGAGGAAGAT GAAGCTGCAAAAGCTACTTCTCAAAACAAAAAGGCATCAGCCAATGCTTCTAAGCCGGCTCCCAAAAAAGATGAGTCTAGCGATGAATCTGAAGAAAGTGATTCTGATTCTGATGAG GATGAAAGTGCTAAGAAACCAACTTCTGCAGTTCCTAAAAAGAAAGTAGAATCAAGTGATGATTCGGATAGTGAATCAGAGGAAGAG GAAGTTGTTAAAAAACCAGCTAAGAGTGTATCAAAAAAGGAATCGAGTGATAGCAGTTCTGAAGATGACTCAGACAGTAGttcggatgatgatgat GGCCCACCTAAGAAGAATGCTTTGGACGTTTCTGCTAAGAGGCCACGTGTGGCAGCTCAAACAAAGCAGACCCAGCAG CAGGCAAAGATGGATGTTGACGAAAGCGACAGTGAGGAGGATGATAGTTCAGAGGAGACTGATGAAGAGCcacaaaataaaaag CCCAAGATTTCTGCAAACAAGTCGAACGGGAAAGTtagtaaaaaagaaagcagCAGTGATGAAGAAACCTCTGACGAATCCGATGACAGCTCGGATGATGAGCCTAAGAAGACATCAAAGAAG GATGCTGATACAGAAATGGTAGATGCTTCTCCTGCCCCAAAAGCTCCAATGTCAGAGAAAAAAGCT CCAAAAACCCCTGACACACCTCAAAGTACGGGCTCAAAGACTATTTTTGTTGGTAACCTGCCATACTCAGTTGAAAAAGCTGATGT AGAGAATTTCTTCCAAGCTGCTGGTGAAGTTCAGGATGTACGCCTTGCTTTTGATGCTGATGAGAGGTTCAAGGGGTTTTGTCACGTTGAATTTACCACAGCTGAAGCAGCACAAAAG GCTGTTGAATACAATGGAGAGTATCTTAACGATCGTCAGATGAGAATCAGTTTGGCACATGAAAGGGGAGCATATACTCCACAAAGCGG GAAAGGCAATTTCTCGCAGAAGGGAGGGGGGGGTCAGGCACAAACCGTTTTTGTGAAGGGTCTTGACAAGTCCATTGGAGAGGACCAG TTAAGAAGCAGCTTGTCAGAGCATTTTGGGACCTGTGGTGAGGTTTCAAGAATCTCAATTCCTAAGGATTATGATTCTGGTGAACCCAAAGg GTTTGCTTACATTGACTTTACGGATAGCAACGGTTTCAACAAGGCTTTAGAGCTTAATGGGACTGAACTAGGTGGTTATCCACTTGCAGTGGATGAGGCAAGACCGAGAGATAATAGCGGTGGTGGTTTTGATGGCGGCAGAGGAGGTGGAAGGAGTGGTGGAAGGAGTGGTGGATGGAGTGGTGGTGGAAGAGGCGGTGGAGGTCGCTTTTCTGGTAGGCGTGGTGGCCGTTTTGATGGTGGCAGAGGAGGTGGCCGTTTTGATGGTGGCAGAGGAGGTGGCCGCTTTGGTGGTAGAGGACGTGGGACGCCTAATAGACAAAGCATGGCAGCATCTGGCACAG GGAAGAAAACGACGTTCAATAATGACGATTGA